In Camelus ferus isolate YT-003-E chromosome 21, BCGSAC_Cfer_1.0, whole genome shotgun sequence, the DNA window taagactttaaaaaataagtaaaatgactTTTACTTTACTCTTTGTAGTTTCCTCTAGCCAGTGTTTTTCTAACTACAGGTTGTAATTCATTAGTGGGGTATGAAATTGGTTTACTTGATAGAGAGCGCCCTTTTTtaagaagcagaagagaaaatacCAGAGTGTATCACAAATAGCAAGTATCATTTTGTGAAATCTGTTGCAACTTGTATTCTTGTGTGATTGTGTCTAGGAGGCaatgtaaaatgtgtttcttactgTGGGTTGAGGTCAGAAGTCTATTCTACTGTACTGAAAGGGTCACAgaacatgccaccccaaaatatgccactttggcatattggTAATTTTGAGAAGTAGgtacttgaaaaacagcaaatacaGGGACAGACTTTCTCTGAACTTCCCTTATCTGCCTAAGGACAGACTCTCCAAAAGGAACCCAATTGTCATAATGCCcttcctggggggtggggttcATTGAGCAGGGAAGACTGATTCTTATCACAGGAGAGGCGACTAGAAGTCAATATCACACCCAGACAAACTCTGTCACAAACTATCATACTTCACATCTGTTCTTCTAGGGCCCATTCATTTTCCTCCAAAGTCATTTACTCGCCCCTTAGAGGCCaatcctccctcctctttccctattaagatggtatttaagTCTGAATCTAACTCACCTCAGGGAGTTACTTATTTTCCCAAGTATTTCCCATGTGTACATGTTagtaaacttctgtttttttttttttttcttgttaatctcTCTTATTATGGGGGTCCCATCTAAGAACTCAAAAGGGcagaggggaaattatttttccttccctacagGACACATACTGATATTATTTGTATCTATTGTGTGTATCCCTTTCCCCTGAAGccttgaatctaaaaaaaaaaaaaaaaaaaaaaaaaaaaaagaaagaaacacagaatttaGGCTCAGATTTCATCTTGGCCATGTTTTTGCTGGGTGACTCACATTCCCAGTCATCTCTTCTTTACCAGAAAtctccttacctgtaaaataaaaaacctttttcctttcctgggttATTGTGGAATCAAATGAGAGGACATAGTGGATGGCTTTTGTGATTCATAAGACACCCAGGAACCCAAATATTCTTAATGTCTGGGCCACAATCTAGCAGAATCTCTACGTGCTAATCATCTAGAGATTAGATAATGTAACGTTtccaatgtatttttctttccacaaCATGATTGTAATGTTCCTAAAGGAAAGATTTAGGACTTTCATCAATTAGTGTTTAACATGTTAATTACATTGACTGACAATTATTAATTTATTGCCATGTTGAGACTTTGCTCTAAGTATTTTGCATGGACTGTATTTATCTCCTTTTATCCCTATGGTAATTCTCTGGGGTGTTTACATTTattgtcaccattttacagatattgAAATAGACATTCAGCCCCTATTCTAGCTCCATGCCTTTTCTATTCCACCTTTTCCCAGACAAGTGAATCCGGGGAACAGACAGTTCAGGCTTTCTCATAGTTACCAGAGGCATCTAGCCAAGGGACAGAGACATCTCCCTGTACTGCCCCTGAAGCCTAGACTTTCCCAAGAGGAGACGCAgcttcccctccagcctccacaCTCATGGACATGGGGATCACCGGGAAAAAGGCAAAGCTGTCGATCTTAGTTTTCTACTCAGGTGTAAGCAACTCTATTGAGGGCCTTTCGAGATAGAGACTTCATAGTCCCCTAGAAAGGGAAAACCAGTCTTCCAGAGGGCCCTGAGGCGAAGGGCCCAGCATCTATAGTGGGTTGAACAgggtcctccccaaattcatgtccacccagaagctcagaatgtgactttatttggaaatacggtctttgcagatgtaactaagTGTCTTCAGATGAAATCATCCTGCATTGAGGGTGGGATAAGAGCAAGGAGAGGGTGATTTGGATAGAGACACAAGGAGGAAGGCCATATGAAGACAAAGGTAGAAATTGGAATTATGCTGCCAGAAGCCAAGAAACGCCAGGAGTCACTGGAAgctgagaggcaaggaaggattcttcccttcttccctacCAGCCCCTTCCTATCAAAGACCCTGTACGGCCACCCACGTTGTACAGTCACCTCTCATCTTTGTGGCAAGACGTTGCCTATGACGGTGTAACGTAATAAACTACTTTCCTATTCTGATTCTTtgtctttggttaaaaaaaaagactaggaaaatCGTTCAGGCCTGCAGGGGACTTTTGAGAGAGAGTGTAAGCAAGGTGATGAGTGGCATCTGCTAAATTTCCCGCTGAGAAGCCCGAACATTACCAACAACCAATTAGCAGCTAGGGCGCTGGAATCTCGCACTTTACTGGGCAGAAACTAGGACAGCCAGGGGGGGCGACCTCCCTCCCAAGCCGGAGGGCCCCGCAGGGTGGGGCCCTTTCTCGCGTGGGTGAGGAGGTAGCGGGCTCTCACCCATCCCCTGCTCTCAGCTGCCTAATCTAAAAGGCCAGCCCCTACGCGCTCTGGCCCGCGAATCCCGAGCGTCCCCTAGTGACTCTCCGTGGTCTCAGCGTGTcactccccccctcccccccacctcccagcgcGATTACAGCTCTGGCCCACCTTCGAGTGCGGAGACGCCCCGGAAAAGCCCGACCAAAGTGCGCAAAGCCCGCTCTTCCAGGATGGCCCGCGGCCGCCTCCAAGAAGCGAAGAGTGGGTGCCCTGGCCGCGCCCAAGAAAGCAGCGGCGACCTCGCCCGCCCAGATAAGGCGGCTAGCAGGCAGGGACTAGGCTCGATACCTGGCCCCTAGCCTACTTGCTGCACACCCAATTCTTTGCCCACTCTAGCGCCCTCTCCTCCCGGATTATAAGGTCTGCCGGAAGAACACTGACGAGTGGCACAGCTTCTTCCAAGTGCAGTTGTGagtggctctgaaaagagcctttggaTGTGATGGAACCTTGAGCCGAGCGCGCGCTTCTTAGGCCCGCTCCCCGCGGATGCGGCGGGCCAGCTGGATGTCTTTGGGCATGATGGTCACGCGCTTGGCGTGGATGGCGCACAGGTTCGTGTCTTCAAACAGCCCCACCAGGTAGGCCTCGCTCGCCTCCTGCAGCGCCATCACCGCCGAGCTCTGGAAGCGCAGGTCCGTCTTGAAGTCCTGCGCGATCTCGCGCACCAGCCGCTGGAACGGCAGCTTGCGGATCAGCAGCTCGGTCGACTTCTGGTAGCGCCGGATCTCCCGCAGGGCCACGGTGCCCGGTCGGTAGCGGTGCGGCTTCTTCACGCCGCCCGTGGCCGGCGCGCTCTTGCGGGCCGCCTTAGTGGCCAGCTGCTTCCGCGGGGCCTTGCCACCGGTCGACTTGCGGGCGGTCTGCTTTGTACGGGCCATAGCGAGCCAAAACACAAGATTACCAGCACAGCGCTACGCAGGGAGAGTAAGCGGGTCCCGGGCTGCGGCAGCACTCTTTATAGGCACTGTCTTTTACCCCCCCGCATTGGGCGGGACCAGAATTGAAAAGTCCCGCGCTGGCTGCCCATTGGCTGTGACGCCACCCACCTTCGAGCCACTCATTGGCTTGGGCAGAACCCTCCCTACCCTCGACCGCCCCTCCCCCTTCTACTTTCCAGTTTGCCAACAGTCTTCCGTGCCTTGTCTTTCTTCCGGCCGGAGAGTCGTCTTTGAGAGCAGCTAGGTCAGAGTGTTCCTCAGCCCTTCTCTCCCTAGAACACACTACCCGCGATACCCTCTTCCTTTCCGCGCTTTCTGGCTCCCGAACTGAACCGCAATCTCCCGTTTGTTCCCCCGCCCCGTGAACACCTGttaccttctctgagccctcTAGTTGGTCTAACGGGTCGTTTTTTCCCTGCCTTTCCAGGGGAAAGTTACCTGCGCCCCGCCCCCACTCCGGGCGCAAGGCTCCGCCTGTGAAAGCCTAGAGTGGGGACCTGTATCTGCGTCGGGGAGGCACGTCTCTGACCAACCTCCCGCCTCCCCAAGACAGTAGGCTCACTTAAGCCAAAGCCCAGGTGTGCCACACCCCCGAAACTGCCCGCTCCCCTAACCGGCAGGGGTGTTCAGGGTGGGCTGTACGCGTGCGGGAACGTCCCCCTACTATGAGACCTCAAGTGTTGGTCAAGGGCCTCGGGAACAGCTACAAGTGCGCCATGGGCACCTGACTCCCAGTTAAGAGAGCGGAGgcgaggggtggggaagaggagtaGAAATCTGACAGGATACTTGAACCGAGCCCACCGTAGTGCCCCAAACTTTCTACCTCCACGTGCGTTAAGCCTTAGGCCTTAACGACTCCTCCACTCCCCGCCCCAGCAAGAGTACGGGGATAGTTTAAGCACTCGAACTCGACAGGCGAGGAACGGTTGGGAGGAACAGGCAAGTAGCACTCCCTCCCCCCCGCCAGTCTTCCTATCCCTGGGCTCCGCATTTACCACTGGAGCAGGGTGGAACTGAAAACATTTGTTATGGCTACTGCAACAACTCTTTATTTGAGAGAGTGagtggctctgaaaagagcctttgaTTTCGCGGGTGCCCCTTCGAGACGAGGACTGCAGGGGGCTTCTTGCCGGCCTTACTTCCCCTTGGCTTTGTGGTGGCTCTCGGTCTTCTTGGGAAGCAACACGGCCTGGATGTTTGGCAGGACACCACCCTGGGCGATGGTGACTTTGCCCAGCAGCTTGTTCAGCTCCTCATCGTTGCGGATAGCCAGCTGCAAATGGCGAGGGAATGATGCGCGTCTTCTTGTTGTCTCGCGCCGCGTTGCCCGCCAGCTCCAGAATTTCAGCCGTCAGGTACTCGAGAACCGCCGCCATGTAGACTGGGGCGCCAGCTCCCACTCGCTCGGCGTAGTTGCCTTTCCGCAGCAGGCGGTGCACTCGCCCCACCGGAAACTGCAGACCAGCGCGGGACGAGCGAGACTTGGCCTTAGCGCGGGCCTTGCCTCCTTGCTTGCCACGACCAGACATGACAGCAGTAGTTTCTGTGAAGTAGCTCTCACTTGACAACCGGGAATAGTCGCCCTGAATGCAACCCCGCTTCAACCTTTTATAGGCAGAACGGCGATTGTCTACGGAGCACTCTGATTGGCTGTCGCACAGCTTTGACCTGGTAACCAATAGGATAGCTCAACCAGAATCCACTCATTTACATAACCTCGTCGCCCTCGCAGGAGCGCCACTGAAAACTCGCCAATCGCAACGCGGCGTAGTCAGAACCCTAATTTGCGTACCGCCTGTGTAAGTACCGAGTCGCTTCCGGTAGCCTCTGTGCTGCCGTTGGGTTTGCGTTCCTGGTTGTTCCCGGTTGTCCCTGCAGCTTGTGCTCGCCGTTATGCCTGAGCCGGCAAAGTCTGCTCCGGCGCCCAAGAAGGGCTCGAAGAAAGCCGTCACCAAAGCTCAGAAGAAGGACGGTAAGAAGCGCAAGCGCAGCCGCAAGGAGAGCTACTCCATCTACGTGTACAAGGTGCTGAAGCAGGTGCACCCGGACACCGGCATCTCGTCCAAGGCCATGGGCATCATGAACTCGTTCGTCAACGATATCTTCGAGCGCATCGCGGGCGAAGCGTCCCGCCTGGCGCACTACAACAAGCGCTCGACCATCACGTCCCGGGAGATCCAGACGGCCGTGCGCCTGCTGCTGCCCGGCGAGCTGGCCAAGCACGCCGTGTCCGAGGGCACCAAGGCCGTCACCAAGTACACCAGCTCCAAGTGAGCCCCTGCCAGGACGTGGCGCTCGCACGAGTCGCCGGGCCGCTTGCCGccaaaggctcttttcagagccaccCACCTTCTCAGTCGAAGAAGCTGTCATCtttctaaattcattttcattttctgttaacTGGTTCTTCCTGTACCACCTATTCGTTTACCTAGTGCAAAGCTGCGTTTATTTTACGAGGCAGGTAAAGAACTCAAGGTAGGACAAGACTTGTAGATTGGTCGACAGCTAGTTAGTGTGTGTTCATTCACATACAAATAATTGGCCTCTTCACAGTGAAAAGGTTAGCAAGGGTGGTGATCAATGTAAATCTGTTCAGGGGGATAGGGGGCGGGTAGTTAAGCAGTGGTTACTCTATAGCAGTTAGATTGGGTCAATATTTTGTAAATGCATTTTTCTTGAGCCCAGAAAACCAAACGTAATGTTACTGTAAAAATGCAAAGCAATACTTTGAGACCACGCCCGAGCACCTATAGTGTCCTGTTTTGTTTCTATAGTGAATCCCTTTGCAGTGCACAGTCGGGGTGGCTGCAGTGTCTGATGCCTTGATTgtcacaacatcctttgtttactgatatggcaggccaCGTTTTCTGACCATATGTAATTGAAGTAATTTTAGTCTACACACTCCTTgtctctttcctgttcttttcagAGCCACCCATCTTGTCAGTCGAAGAAGCTGTCATCTTTCTAAATTGATTTGCAGATGCGTATACTGAAGCAATATACCTTGCTCAAATTCAAGACATTAAACAACACCATCAGAGTAAGATAATACAAAGGCCATTGTTATGTAAACATTTTTCCCAGGTCTTGATATCTACACAATTCCCTGAAGTTGTACTTTTGCTATTTTATAATCTGggtaaggaaggaaggatttataGATGTTCAGGAATTTCAAGAACTTGGGCCTGCTAACCGTAAAATGTCCTCCAGAGACTTTATCCAGcagctttcattgtttttttaaaaaaaatttttaattgaagtatggttgatttacagtgttagtttcatgtgcacAGCAAattgattcaaatatatatatatatatatatatatatatatatatatatatatatttagattcttttccattatagtttattataaaatattgaatatagtcacctggactatacagtaggtctttgctatttattttacgTATAGTAGTACGTATatgttgatcccaaactcctaatttatcacttcactcctttcccctttggtaagcatagtttgttttctgtctgtgagtctttttctagtttgtaaatacaGCAGCTTTTATTAAAACTATTTacccttaaaaatatttgtccctCCCTGGAacaattcattctttctctctgaaaaagaggaagtaaaaattagataataataAAGGCCCTCTGTGTTTTTGAgactagaaagtttaaaaagcagatttcCTGAAACAGTTCAAAGGCTGTTTGAtcaatttatctatctatccctAATGCCCCATATACTTCCACTGAATCCAAATCACTGGGGCACTGAGGGTGAGAGTCAAGGATAAACAGTCTATAAAACACACCGGGTGATTCAAATTTTGGTAACTACTGACATATTGGTTATGTAGTTCCCATAGTCCTTGGTCAGAACCTGTTCTGTTTGGTGTGACCACCCCAGATATTAGGTGTGAAAGCAAAACTGACACCCTGTTTAGGTTCTGTTAGGAATATTTGTGCATATTGCTTCTCACAATAAGGGAGAGGGAAAATAATTACACTTAAATAACACATGCTGGAAATACAGCagtaaacagaatagaaaatgtcCCTGTCCACTTAAAGCTACATTTTAGTTGATGgattctgaaaataagaaaaatgtataataGTATAGTATTCAGAAGGTGATATGTGCTATTGTGTAAAGTAGaatatggagtggagtgtggATGACAGGTCTAATCAGTTAATATGTGAAAAGAGGCCTGAATGAAGTAAGAAAGTGAGCCTTAGAATATCTTGGAGAAGAGTATTCTAAGAACaaaaaacagcaagtgcaaaggccctgaggcaggcacAGGTTTGGGGAGTGCAAGCAATAAGCAAGGCCATTGTGGCTGAAGCACTGCAAGCAAAGGAAAGATCTGAAGGGAGATGCAATCAGAAAGGTAGTGGAGAGTCAGATCATGTAGGCTATTGAGGGGCCTCACAGGCcaatttgaaatttttgtctttcattctaaATAATTTGCAGTGCCTTTGGAGAGTCTGATCAGAgtaatgacattattttacttaTGTTAAAGCTCATCCAGGATACTATGCTGAAAAATAGACTGTAGGAGAGCAAGAGTACAGGCAGGGAGAATATCAAAGAGGCTACAGTAACAGCTCAGGAGACAGATGGATGGTAgcagtggagatggtgagaagtaatcaaaatattttaaatgaaattgatgAATTGAATGTAGGTTATGACGGAGAGGAATCAAGGATTAATTGTAGGTTCTTGGACTGAGCACTTGGAAAGAGCTGCAATTTACTGATATGAGGGGCAGTTAGGTTTGTGGGGGGAAAGCCTAGAGTACTATCTTAGACAAAATTTTGAGACTCCTGGTAGCTATCCAAGTAGAAATATCGAATAGGAACTATCAAATTCCCCATGTTGGGAACACGCAATATGAGAATCCGGAGttcagggaggagacagaagttAGATTCTAACACCTTGATTCTTGCTCTTTTGTAGGTGGTCTATCCTTTCTTTATGGAAGCTTTTAGAATAACTGTAACATATCTAGATAAGGCTTTTTTCCATATCTAGCCTTGGCCTCAGTATTTGATTAAAATCCCCTatctaacttcagtttcaaagtCCAACTTCAGAAGGCAGAACAACCAATTGTCTAAATCAATGTTAATTGCATATCCCTGGACTAGTGCAATCACACAAGTCACCGTTACCTCTAAGTATAGCAAAGTGTGATGAACAAAGGATATCATTCAGAGTTCTAGTTAACATATAGATGATCACTCAAACATACATAAAAGCCTTTTAAACATAATGGAGTGAAAAATCTTTTatgttcatatgttgaaattcaaTCAGTTAACATTActttactctaaaaataaaatggaacaataatgtctttaaaactggtttttttttttttttttactagtttttaAAGTCTGAttacaagtttttaaatatttttcaattttttgttttggaaaatttgaacctatagaaaaattgaaaaaatagtaCAATGATCATAATAGGTGGTATTCATCTAGATTCACCAATTACTATTTGCtgcatttgctttatctttttctttttacacacacacacttattttctgAGCCATTTCCCTAAGTACTTCAGCATGTCTTTCTTACAAATAAGGACATTCTCCTATACAACTACAATACCATTATTACATCCAACACATTTAATATTGATTTAATAATATTAACCAATGTACGATCCATATTCAAATCTTAAATTGtcaaaaaaaatcctataaaggTGTTGTATAATTTCCTgtggcttctgtaacaaattactataaatgtGGTGGCttgaaacacatttattttcttacagatcCAAAGATCAGAAGCACAAAAATCAGTTTCACCAGGTAGATCTCAAGATTGTGCTCCCCCCCAAGGTTATAGGAAAGAATCCTCTTCCATGAATTTTCCAGGTTCTAGAggggcattccttggctcatagtCCGTTCTTGCATCATCAAAGCCAGTATCATaccatcttcaaatctctctctgcttccatctctttctcccttgACTTTTTGCCTTTCATAATAACCCTGGTGATTGCATTTGGGTCCACTCaaataatccagggtaatctccaTATATTGAAATCACATCACGAAAATCCCCCTTGGCATTTAAGGTAATATTCACAGATTCTAGGGATTGAAATGTGGACATATTTGGGAGCCATACTCAGCTTACCACAGCTGTTGACTAcaattatgggttgaattgtgtcccccccaaaagatatgaAGTCTACCTCCTCAGTGCCttagaatgtggccttatttggaaatagggtctttgcagatgtaatcaagttaaaatgaggtcattagggtgggctctaatccaataaTGACAGATTTCCTTTATAATAAGATGTAGAAAATGcacaggaagaaaactgaagcagataTCAGATTTATACTGTcataaatcaaaaaatacctggGGCTACCAGAAGCTGAAAGACAAGGAAGGATCCTAGCTGAGAGCCTCTGGAGGGACagggccctgccaacaccttgacttcagacttctagcctcctaGAACTAtgacagaataaatttcttttaagccactcagtctgtagggctttgttacggcagccctaagAAACTATTGCAActactaaaaattttaatgatagaattacattgttcatttttttttccttttcacctcaGTCTCCATGacaattttttgtattttataaaggAATGTGATTttgtttgtagtatttttttacCCGGTACTGATTAATGCTTGTCACGACGTCTATCTAAACATAATATTCAGAGCTAATGATCTGACATGCCCTGTGCTTTTAATCTGGCCACATAAAGGACAGGTGCCTAGGAAATCTACAGTCCACATATTGTTTTATAGTTGCATTGGGAATCAAGTTTTAGTGGATTTATCATATCAATTCTCTTCAAATCTTAAGTCTTTTGAACTTTTCATGACACACCCTGATACTACTAAAAGTAGTGACAATACATGCTTAGGATTCATAGTGTTGTTTTTCCCCCAGCGGATGTTAAATtctgcttttacttttacttatttttttgatttacaatgttgtattagtttctggtgtacagcacagtgattcagttatacatacatattctttttcattacagattactacaagccattgaatatagctTCCTTTGTTgcctattctgtacatagtagtttggaTCTGCAGAtgccaaactcccagtttatccctcctccttcccccctcctcctactttcccctccctccccttacacttccctgtcccctttcctcccttctctcccctcctccctcttccctcccttccctcccctctcctctttcccttccggcaaccattttaaatttttttaaaaaatttcagattttgaaatattccaggcattcctttttttaaaattgaaatatctttgatttacaatgttgtttctggtgtacagcagacaTTCCTTCTTAATGGTAATATTAATCTCTGGTCCTAGTCAAATACTGATTTTAATACTTAGATATTTAGTCCAAATATGTAGTTAGAGCACCTCTCTCTCTCGTTATCTACCCTGTTTGGTCTCTTTGAGACTTTCCAAGATAAAaggctatcatttttttttttctgggaaattatttctcaaatatttcaagATCCAAACTAgtttaaataaaagtatgttAGGCAAACTGACTTAACTGGATGTCTGAAAGTATAGCAGGGCTCTGAGGTTGGCTGAGTTCCATGAATGGCTCAGTCCTCAGATTCTTCCCCTTAGCAGTTGCCCTCATCAGTGTTGCTTATAATCATTCTTGCCTTCACACCCACATAACACTCCATCCTGCTGCTGCCTcttgaaagcaaaagaaacttTACCAAAAGATAAGAGCAATCTACAGTCTCCTTCTCAGTTCaatttctgaaatgtttgtgCTAATTAGATTGGTCTAGATTTCTGAACTAATTGATGTGGGAAGGGGGTTGGAACTACATTTAAACCGATGAGGCCAACCCTAAGAACTGTGGATAAGACCTGTTTTCTGGGAAACACAtgtgtcagtggttctcaaactttact includes these proteins:
- the LOC116658812 gene encoding histone H3 is translated as MARTKQTARKSTGGKAPRKQLATKAARKSAPATGGVKKPHRYRPGTVALREIRRYQKSTELLIRKLPFQRLVREIAQDFKTDLRFQSSAVMALQEASEAYLVGLFEDTNLCAIHAKRVTIMPKDIQLARRIRGERA
- the LOC102521984 gene encoding histone H2B type 2-E; translation: MPEPAKSAPAPKKGSKKAVTKAQKKDGKKRKRSRKESYSIYVYKVLKQVHPDTGISSKAMGIMNSFVNDIFERIAGEASRLAHYNKRSTITSREIQTAVRLLLPGELAKHAVSEGTKAVTKYTSSK